A DNA window from Chiroxiphia lanceolata isolate bChiLan1 chromosome 6, bChiLan1.pri, whole genome shotgun sequence contains the following coding sequences:
- the TMEM258 gene encoding transmembrane protein 258: MELEAMSRYTSPVNPAVFPHLTVVLLAIGMFFTAWFFVYEVTSTKYTRDIYKELLISLVASLFMGFGVLFLLLWVGIYV, encoded by the exons GAGCTGGAGGCGATGAGCAGATACACCAGCCCGGTGAACCCGGCCGTGTTCCCGCACCTCACTGTGGTGCTCCTGGCCATCGGCATGTTCTTCACCGCCTGGTTCTTCGT CTACGAGGTGACATCCACCAAATACACCCGGGACATCTACAAGGAGCTGCTGATCTCGTTGGTGGCCTCGCTCTTCATGGGCTTCGGagtcctgttcctgctgctctgggtcGGGATCTACGTGTGA